Below is a window of Cryptosporangium aurantiacum DNA.
GCAGCTCCCACAGGTGCTGCTCGGGCGCCTGGATGGCCTGGCACTCCTTGGCCCGCCGGACGTGCGCCTCGGCCGCGGCCCGGAACGCGGCGCGCCGGGCGTCGGGTGTGGCGTCCGGGTCGTCCATCGCGGCGACGAACTCCACCGCCTCGGGGGTGACGACCCGCATCGCCTCGGTGCGACCGCGCTGGTACTGCCGGGTGGCGATCGACTCGTAGGTGGCGCCGGTAAGCCCCTTCGCCCGCCGGTGCGCCAGCTGGTAGGCCATCTGGACGAAGGCGTCCGGCGACATCCGGAGCTGCTTGGCCCGGTCGGAGCCGAAGTCGGTGAACGTGAGCACGGTCGTCGCGGTCGCCGCCGCGTAGTCGGCGAAGTCCGCTCCGGCCGCCCGGACGGCGGTTCGCAGGGCGTCATCCAGCACGAACGTCACCGGCGCGACGGTCGGGGAGCCCTGGGAGCGGGCGCCGGCGGCCACCGCGTGTTCGGCCGCCGAAGAGCCCAGCACCGCGTCGACGAACCGGAGGATCGTGGTGCCGTCGAGCTCGCAGTGCTCGACGTTGATGCCGGCCCGCCCGTTGGCGAACACCACGAACGACACGGCCTTGTCGAACCAGCGGTTGCCGCTGTCGCCGTGCAGGAGGTGGTCGGCCGCGATCAGGTCGTCGGTCGGTGCGACGTCCTCGAGGCAGACGCAGAACAGCGCGCTCTCGACGTCGTCCAGAGCGGCGGCGTTCGCGGGGTCGAGCGCGAGCAGCGCCTGCCGGTCGGCGGCCCAGGCGGCCCTGGCCTTGGTGGTCAGGTGCCCGACCGGGTGTGACGCAGCGTCCGAACCGGCGTCCAGGACGCTCTGCAGCGCACCGGCGATCTCGTCGAGCGCGTACGGCTCGCCGCCCGGCCCGAGCACGTCGACCTTGC
It encodes the following:
- a CDS encoding choline/carnitine O-acyltransferase, with product MPEWSTRTFGNEDLLPRVPLPTLEASCERFLQWCAPLLTPEQLAQTEAEVAAFLAPDGPGRPLHQVLEKFDATEGVHSWLDTFWPYRYLGRRDRIALNANFFFLFADSGQTQVERATALIAGALAFKHSVDAETLAPAVVRGVPQTMEQNKYLFSTTRIPGEVQDTVRGPYGNGWDGPSRARHILVLHRGVARKVDVLGPGGEPYALDEIAGALQSVLDAGSDAASHPVGHLTTKARAAWAADRQALLALDPANAAALDDVESALFCVCLEDVAPTDDLIAADHLLHGDSGNRWFDKAVSFVVFANGRAGINVEHCELDGTTILRFVDAVLGSSAAEHAVAAGARSQGSPTVAPVTFVLDDALRTAVRAAGADFADYAAATATTVLTFTDFGSDRAKQLRMSPDAFVQMAYQLAHRRAKGLTGATYESIATRQYQRGRTEAMRVVTPEAVEFVAAMDDPDATPDARRAAFRAAAEAHVRRAKECQAIQAPEQHLWELQLIQRRGEAIGVDAEPALFRSPGWTILRDDYLSTSSAPSTSIDYFGFGSTSSQCIGVGYVLLPDRLAVHLSTPRAVADGMERFATELGRALGELADLL